One Elaeis guineensis isolate ETL-2024a chromosome 10, EG11, whole genome shotgun sequence genomic window carries:
- the LOC105052427 gene encoding probable auxin efflux carrier component 1c produces MISAGDLYHVLTAVVPLYVAMILAYGSVKWWRIFSPDQCSGINRFVALFAVPLLSFHFISTNDPYAMNYRFIAADSLQKLIVLTVLAIWTKTSSRGCLEWTVTLFSLATLPNTLVMGIPLLKGMYGPDSGSLMVQIVVLQCIIWYTLMLFLFEYRGAKLLIVEQFPDIAGSIVSFHVDSDVISLDGKELLQTEAEVGEDGKLHVTVRKSTGSRSEICSQQSQGPYSGVSITSRPSNLSNAEIYSLQSSVNPTPRGSSFNRNDFYSMVNGRSASGVSPRHSNFGSVAFDVQSIPMGVPATGLFSPARAKKKVIGVEGGNDLHMFVWSSSASSGGEFGSEHGGAAHPKDAYDVYGRDEFSLQNRPGTQEIDSLQNDGPTELLPKSGAAAEIKQTSMPPAGVMTRLILIMVWRKLIRNPNTYSSLIGLIWSLVSFRWDVEMPAIIASSISILSDAGLGMAMFSLGLFMALQPRIIACGNSVAAFAMAVRFVIGPAVMAAASVFVGLRGVLLHIAIVQAALPQGIVPFVFAKEYNVHPDILSTAVIFGMLIALPITLVYDILLGL; encoded by the exons ATGATCAGCGCTGGTGATCTCTACCACGTCCTCACAGCGGTAGTCCCGCTCTACGTCGCCATGATCCTGGCCTATGGCTCGGTCAAGTGGTGGAGGATATTTAGCCCAGACCAGTGCTCCGGCATCAACCGCTTCGTCGCTCTCTTCGCCGTCCCACTCCTCTCATTCCACTTCATCTCCACCAACGACCCCTACGCCATGAACTACCGCTTCATCGCCGCCGACAGCCTCCAGAAGCTCATCGTTCTCACCGTCTTGGCCATTTGGACTAAAACCAGCTCCCGAGGCTGCTTGGAGTGGACCGTAACTCTGTTCTCGCTTGCCACGCTTCCAAACACTCTGGTCATGGGCATACCCTTGTTGAAAGGAATGTACGGCCCCGACTCGGGGAGCCTAATGGTCCAGATCGTTGTTCTCCAATGCATAATTTGGTACACGTTGATGCTCTTCTTGTTCGAGTACAGGGGAGCTAAGCTTCTGATCGTCGAGCAGTTCCCCGACATCGCTGGGTCCATAGTTTCCTTCCACGTGGACTCCGACGTCATCTCGCTCGACGGCAAGGAGCTGCTGCAGACAGAGGCCGAGGTCGGAGAGGATGGCAAGCTCCATGTCACGGTGAGGAAGTCCACGGGCTCGCGGTCGGAGATATGCTCCCAGCAATCCCAGGGGCCGTATTCCGGCGTGTCCATCACATCCCGACCGTCCAATCTATCGAACGCCGAGATATATTCGCTTCAGTCATCGGTGAATCCGACGCCGAGGGGTTCTAGCTTCAATCGCAATGATTTCTACTCGATGGTGAATGGGAGGAGTGCTAGTGGAGTGAGCCCAAGGCATTCTAACTTTGGGAGTGTGGCTTTCGACGTGCAGAGCATTCCGATGGGGGTGCCGGCGACCGGGCTGTTCTCGCCGGCGAGGGCGAAGAAGAAGGTGATTGGGGTGGAGGGGGGGAACGATTTGCACATGTTTGTCTGGAGCTCCAGCGCTTCGTCGGGGGGAGAGTTTGGAAGTGAGCATGGTGGAGCTGCTCACCCAAAAG ATGCCTATGATGTATATGGTCGTGATGAATTCAGCTTGCAGAACCGGCCCGGTACTCAGGAAATCGACTCTCTGCAGAACGATGGGCCTACCGAGCTCCTCCCAAAATCTGGGGCTGCTGCGGAAATCAAGCAGACTTCCATGCCTCCTGCCGGTGTGATGACCAGGCTTATTTTGATCATGGTCTGGCGAAAGCTAATTAGAAATCCGAATACCTACTCCAGCCTTATTGGTCTCATCTGGTCCCTAGTCTCTTTCAG GTGGGATGTTGAAATGCCTGCAATTATTGCTAGTTCAATCTCCATACTCTCTGATGCAGGGCTTGGAATGGCCATGTTCAGTCTTG GTTTATTTATGGCACTGCAACCGAGGATTATTGCCTGTGGCAATTCAGTTGCTGCATTTGCAATGGCTGTCCGATTTGTTATTGGCCCAGCTGTCATGGCTGCAGCCTCAGTTTTTGTTGGACTTAGAGGGGTGCTCTTACATATCGCGATTGTACAg GCAGCTCTTCCTCAAGGAATTGTTCCATTTGTGTTTGCCAAGGAGTACAACGTGCATCCTGATATTCTAAGCACAGC GGTTATCTTTGGAATGCTGATTGCGCTCCCCATCACACTAGTTTACGACATATTGCTGGGACTCTAA